A genomic stretch from Penicillium digitatum chromosome 4, complete sequence includes:
- a CDS encoding mitochondrial carrier domain-containing protein: MEASRQPTSIPPANPPSVEIAYKRKCIALKKRLAEVEAENEIMRTRNRRGSQYIQKMRLETCMLLERLKKVTGMADEAKTGAANPELRARAAAMMNPVQGGAGVLLEDDTEGSSDEQPRTPEERPLRVKRSRKSNATGIDGQDDDLPAQDGHTESADPAGAALPRLAPAPTQESLTHSFRVQTGSGGSADQTSAAAEAGPESGTTPMDVDKEEAKVEQS, translated from the exons ATGGAAGCTTCCCGCCAACCCACCTCCATCCCACCAGCCAATCCCCCAAGTGTGGAGATCGCCTACAAGCGCAAATGCATAGCACTGAAGAAGCGCCTCGCAGAAGTCGAGGCCGAAAATGAAATCATGCGCACCCGCAACCGGCGCGGCTCCCAATACATTCAGAAAATGCGCCTGGAAACCTGCATGCTTCTCGAACGTCTTAAAAAGGTTACCGGCATGGCTGATGAGGCAAAGACCGGCGCCGCGAACCCTGAACTGCGTGCCCGCGCCGCGGCTATGATGAATCCTGTACAGGGTGGTGCTGGTGTGCTTCTGGAAGATGATACCGAGGGTAGCTCTGATGAGCAGCCGCGCACA CCCGAGGAACGTCCACTACGCGTTAAGCGCTCCCGCAAGTCCAACGCCACCGGTATAGATGGCCAGGATGATGATCTCCCCGCTCAAGATGGACACACCGAATCTGCAGATCCGGCTGGGGCAGCTCTGCCCCGTCTTGCGCCGGCTCCGACACAGGAGTCTCTTACTCATTCCTTCCGTGTGCAGACGGGTAGTGGTGGCTCTGCTGACCAGActtctgctgctgctgaggcTGGCCCTGAGTCTGGGACTACGCCGATGGATGTGGATAAGGAGGAGGCTAAGGTCGAGCAGTCTTAG
- a CDS encoding Voltage-gated chloride channel, putative produces the protein MPISCQGSGGEGQSGTHLRADQDILQPQEVNWEAEGLHEPISFKRKQKQRSRFSLSSLLSSRASGSDTGFGSPAPQVGQNGDASPLDPYVPIGFNSGAEASKDGAPLDWYVEGPGRRVGYDDFTAIDWIYEYTKERQRKRLLYSSGQGLLGHARRLLDASNVWLVLIATGIAVGIIAASIDIATDWLGDLKSGYCKNGSGGGKFYLNKSFCCWGLDDHSKCLDWTPWGNALGANSSGGIFTIGYAFYIVSSVFFAACACFLVRNYAAYARHSGIPEIKTILGGTVIRHFMGPWTLAIKSLGLCLSVASGLWLGKEGPLVHVACCCANILMKPFESLRSNEARKREVFSAAAAAGISVAFGAPIGGVLFSLEQLSYYFPDKTMWQSFVCAMVAAVTLQALNPFRTGKIVLYQVTYTRGWHRFEIIPFIFLGIIGGLYGAFLIRLNTRIAMWRRARTSSRPIIEVVVVALITALVNYPNHFMRAQNSELVQSLFAECNSVTYDRFGLCATGSASIGVAIYLVVAALLAFFLASLTFGLEIPAGIILPSVAIGALFGRALGIIVRLWQESYPKAFPFVKCEQDIPCVTPGLYAIIGAAAALGGATRMTLSIVVIMFELTGALTYVIPIMIAVMLSKWCGDIFGKRGIYESWIRLNEYLFLDHRDDTTPPDVSAHRVMTTVDDINIITATGHTIASIRSLLANTTYRGFPIVSDTSSPILLGYITRNELSFALKYSTSPTTRNLSDDTQVFFSHQPFADPIDTLDLRPWMDQTPITLNSNITFLIVLRMFQRLGLRYVLFANKGILQGILTKKDVWSVLNGVEFRRYEALQDDAFHNFENRNEAEEVGLLDGNDTSSLGTADLPALEKAKKTEEKMMIDPFEVRMRFTTQLQHLSAAVTSSQKAAHYALKYRDLDEDLHSCILEQLERNNMNNRANIMYFIEQLCEMAIKENYLPYVRMMQRDILRVVDSVVPPDGTGAANVKHVRHVLSGLQAKEVLSAETVAEIDAALKDRDSHPSHLDLEQDEVPEGGSKLKSEKPQLRLDKRQIEQRIEEDRERNKRQRESMWAMTGNDLDEYNQMWEELSPIGEDDFIRSREEALERAECVRKHEEFYKNLHGIKEQ, from the exons ATGCCAATAAGTTGTCAGGGCTCGGGTGGTGAGGGCCAATCCGGGACGCATCTAAGAGCTGATCAGGACATCCTTCAGCCTCAAGAAGTGAACTGGGAAGCCGAGGGGTTACATGAGCC TATCTCCTTCAAGCGAAAACAAAAGCAAAGATCACGGTTCAGTTTGTCTAGCCTTCTCTCCTCTCGCGCCAGTGGATCGGATACTGGCTTTGGCTCTCCGGCGCCACAAGTTGGTCAGAACGGTGATGCGTCGCCCCTCGATCCTTACGTTCCGATAGGATTCAATAGTGGTGCTGAAGCATCAAAAGATGGTGCGCCGTTGGACTGGTATGTGGAAGGCCCTGGACGACGCGTGGGTTACGATGACTTTACCGCCATCGATTGGATCTACGAGTATACGAAGGAGCGGCAAAGGAAGCGGCTTCTTTACTCGAGTGGACAGGGTTTATTAGGCCATGCTCGTCGACTTCTTGACGCAAGTAATGTCTGGTTGGTGTTGATTGCGACAGGCATTGCTGTAGGAATAATCGCTGCTTCTATCGATATTGCAACGGATTGGCTGGGCGATCTGAAGTCCGGATATTGCAAAAATGGTAGTGGAGGTGGAAAGTTCTATCTCAACAAGAGCTTTTGCTGCTGGGGTCTAGATG ATCACTCCAAGTGTCTGGACTGGACACCTTGGGGGAATGCATTAGGAGCGAACTCCAGTGGAGGAATATTTACGATCGGCTACGCCTTCTATATTGTGTCTTCG GTTTTCTTTGCTGCGTGTGCTTGCTTTCTGGTGCGAAATTATGCCGCGTATGCTCGACACAGTGGAATCCCCGAAATCAAAACGATCCTCGGTGGAACTGTCATCCGACATTTCATGGGGCCATGGACGCTTGCTATTAAATCACTGGGTCTA TGTCTCTCTGTTGCATCCGGTCTATGGTTAGGTAAAGAAGGTCCACTTGTGCATGTTGCATGCTGCTGCGCGAATATCCTGATGAAACCTTTCGAAAGCCTCAGAAGTAATGAAG CACGCAAAAGAGAGGTCTTTTCTGCGGCGGCTGCCGCAGGTATCTCAGTCGCATTCGGGGCACCCATCGGGGGCGTTCTGTTTAGTTTGGAG CAACTGTCATATTATTTCCCCGACAAAACAATGTGGCAAAGCTTTGTCTGTGCCATGGTCGCAGCTGTTACTTTGCAAGCCTTGAATCCTTTCCGGACGGGTAAAATTGTGCTGTATCAAGTCACCTACACTCGAGGCTGGCACCGCTTCGAGATTATCCCATTTATTTTTCTTGGCATCATTGGAGGTCTCTACGGTGCATTCCTCATCCGCCTGAATACGAGAATAGCCATGTGGAGGCGAGCTCGAACTTCATCTCGGCCAATCATTGAAGTGGTTGTCGTAGCTCTCATTACAGCTTTGGTCAACTATCCGAATCACTTCATGCGAGCTCAGAACTCGGAGCTTGTTCAATCGCTGTTCGCTGAGTGCAACAGTGTGACTTATGATCGATTTGGCCTCTGCGCCACGGGGTCTGCCTCAATCGGCGTGGCAATCTACCTGGTCGTAGCTGCTTTATTGGCCTTTTTCTTAGCTTCCTTAACATTTGGACTCGAAATTCCTGCGGGCATTATCCTCCCTTCGGTCGCTATCGGTGCTCTTTTCGGGCGGGCTCTAGGCATCATAGTCCGCTTGTGGCAAGAATCTTATCCGAAAGCATTCCCGTTTGTCAAATGCGAGCAAGACATACCATGTGTCACGCCTGGCTTATATGCAATCATTGgggctgctgctgctcttGGTGGTGCTACTCGAATGACCTTGTCAATTGTCGTTATCATGTTTGAATTGACTGGCGCGTTGACATATGTGATTCCGATCATGATTGCCGTTATGTTGTCCAAGTGGTGTGGTGATATCTTTGGAAAACGAGGCATCTACGAATCATGGATTCGACTAAACGAATATCTTTTCCTCGACCACCGCGATGACACCACTCCGCCAGACGTATCTGCCCACCGGGTCATGACAACCGTGGACGATATCAACATCATAACTGCCACCGGTCATACTATTGCCTCGATCCGCAGCCTCCTAGCTAACACTACATATCGCGGGTTTCCCATAGTCTCAGACACGTCGAGTCCGATCCTGCTAGGCTACATCACTCGCAATGAGCTTTCTTTTGCTCTGAAATACTCAACCTCTCCTACCACCCGCAACCTCTCCGACGACACACAGGTCTTCTTTTCGCATCAACCTTTTGCTGACCCTATTGATACCCTTGATCTACGGCCATGGATGGACCAAACACCGATTACCTTGAACAGTAACATCACTTTCTTGATTGTTTTGCGAATGTTCCAACGCCTTGGCTTGCGTTATGTGCTATTTGCCAATAAGGGCATTCTACAAGGAATACTGACCAAGAAAGATGTCTGGTCGGTGCTGAATGGCGTGGAGTTTCGCCGATACGAAGCACTTCAAGACGACGCATTCCATAATTTTGAAAATCGTAATGAGGCAGAAGAGGTTGGTTTGCTTGATGGGAATGATACATCCAGTCTTGGTA CTGCCGATCTTCCTGCCCTTGAGAAAGCCAAGAAAACGGAAGAAAAAATGATGATCGATCCTTTTGAGGTGCGAATGCGCTTCACTACGCAGCTGCAGCACCTCAGTGCGGCTGTCACATCATCGCAGAAGGCCGCCCATTATGCGTTGAAGTACCGTGACCTCGATGAAGATCTTCACTCATGCATCCTCGAGCAGCTTGAGCGG AATAACATGAACAATCGCGCGAACATCATGTACTTTATTGAACAGCTCTGCGAAATGGCCATCAAGGAAAACTACCTTCCATACGTGCGCATGATGCAGCGAGATATCCTGCGCGTGGTAGACTCGGTCGTTCCCCCCGATGGCACTGGCGCAGCCAATGTTAAGCATGTCCGCCACGTGCTGAGTGGTCTCCAGGCGAAGGAAGTCCTCAGCGCCGAAACCGTGGCGGAGATCGACGCCGCTTTGAAAGACCGCGATTCCCACCCCTCGCACCTGGATCTTGAACAAGACGAAGTCCCCGAAGGAGGCAGCAAGTTGAAGTCTGAGAAGCCTCAACTGCGCCTTGACAAGAGGCAGATCGAGCAGCGCATTGAGGAGGACCGTGAGCGCAACAAGCGTCAGCGCGAAAGCATGTGGGCCATGACTGGAAATGATCTCGACGAATATAATCAAATGTGGGAAGAGCTAAGCCCCATTGGGGAAGATGACTTTATCAGGTCTCGCGAGGAAGCCCTGGAACGCGCCGAGTGTGTTCGTAAGCACGAGGAGTTCTATAAAAACCTACACGGTATCAAGGAGCAATGA
- a CDS encoding YagE family protein — MAPDAENSPLLPQYQNSASNTSPRTNRTPRSVSFNPLTQISTYGSTASTSDPTFRPLQAGSPPVQNVNAQGGQPRPGSQPMLSALNSKLRRRNSHGAPFNPLSNQPHAVSKIGPQRTTKKAQKLKLLPDPVTEEEEGSDGDFPRDVYSQITRIKDPAARSHAARLGKADRDRIPRVTAYCTANSYRLEGVIKFLKSRSKTRGANPKLYDECVYSPFDYQYEEKQNARLFQDPNGNGSHERRPSERRYSDSVVEVEDNKKTRREDLIDLHDERSHSNDNEQAVVNDTPDIDTTIHTPEVFLFDYGTVVIWGMTPAQESRFLSDISKFATSILSPDDTQIENFNFYYAREYQARIYNDFISLRDPRNNMVKMAISHALSQSVKTSLFEDLVSETITDTAPLPAQIAQTGSVNLTRRQINMQIGELFILRINIHLQGSVLDSPELFWAEPQLEPVYQAVRSYLEMDQRVGLLTERLDVIADLLAVLKDQLTHRHGEYLEWIVIVLIAAEILVAGINIVVDLYAGVD, encoded by the exons ATGGCGCCTGACGCAGAGAATTCTCCTCTGCTGCCACAGTATCAGAACTCGGCCTCCAATACGTCACCACGTACAAACCGGACACCGCGGTCGGTATCTTTCAATCCGCTCACTCAAATCAGCACATATGGCAGCACAGCCTCTACATCCGATCCTACATTCCGACCGTTGCAAGCAGGCTCACCTCCTGTGCAGAATGTCAACGCCCAGGGAGGCCAGCCCCGTCCTGGCAGCCAGCCCATGCTCTCGGCATTGAACAGCAAGCTTCGTCGTCGCAATAGCCATGGGGCTCCCTTCAACCCTTTATCGAATCAGCCGCATGCAGTATCTAAGATTGGACCGCAGCGAACAACCAAGAAAGCGCAAAAACTAAAACTGCTGCCGGATCCCGTGacggaagaggaagagggctCTGATGGAGATTTCCCTCGGGATGTCTATTCACAAATCACTCGCATCAAGGATCCTGCCGCACGAAGCCATGCTGCACGACTTGGTAAAGCCGACCGTGATCGCATACCTCGAGTAACAGCTTATTGCACAGCCAACTCATATCGACTCGAGGGCGTTATCAAGTTCCTCAAGTCGCGGAGCAAGACTCGCGGAGCCAACCCCAAGCTCTATGATGAATGTGTCTACTCTCCTTTTGATTATCAGTACGAGGAAAAGCAGAATGCACGACTATTTCAAGACCCAAACGGCAATGGATCCCATGAGAGACGACCCAGTGAAAGAAGATACTCGGATAGTGTGGTGGAGGTTGAAGACAATAAGAAGACCAGGAGAGAGGACTTGATTGATCTGCACGACGAGCGCAGTCACTCAAATGATAACGAACAAGCAGTCGTCAACGACACTCCTGATATCGACACCACAATCCACACACCTGAGGTATTCCTCTTCGACTACGGAACAGTCGTAATTTGGGGAATGACGCCCGCGCAAGAATCAAGATTCTTGTCTGATATCTCCAAATTTGCGACCTCCATATTAAGTCCCGATGACACGCAGATTGAGAACTTCAATTTCTACTATGCGCGTGAGTACCAGGCCAGGATCTACAACGACTTCATTTCTCTTCGCGATCCGCGCAACAATATGGTCAAGATGGCAATTTCTCATGCTTTGTCCCAATCGGTTAAGACCTCGCTTTTCGAAGATCTTGTGTCAGAAACGATCACCGACACTGCACCGCTACCTGCCCAGATTGCACAAACTGGTAGCGTCAATCTCACTCGTCGGCAAATCAACATGCAGATTGGAGAGCTATTCATTCTCCGCATCAATATTCACTTGCAAGGATCTGTCCTCGATAGCCCGGAACTCTTCTGGGCAGAGCCGCAGTTGGAACCTGTCTACCAGGCAGTCCGAAGCTACCTGGAGATGGACCAACGTGTTGGTTTGCTGACGGAACGGTTGGATGTCATTGCGGATCTTCTTGCAGTCCTAAAGGATCAATTGACACATCGCCATGGCGAGTATCTCGAATGGATTG TCATTGTCTTGATCGCCGCAGAGATTCTCGTGGCTGGAATCAATATTGTCGTTGATCTCTACGCTGGAGTGGACTAG
- a CDS encoding Mitochondrial phosphate transporter Pic2, putative has protein sequence MPTQERKLPLGTIGPNSLKYFLSCGFGGIIACGPTHTAVTPLDLVKCRRQVDPKIYTSNVQAWRTIFSKEGLRGVFFGWSPTFLGYSFQGAGKYGLYEYFKHLYGNQLFPESNRTLVFLGASASAEFFADVALCPMEAIKVRMQTTLPPYASSMREGWGKIVAKEGFGGLYKGLYPLWARQIPYTMTKFATFEETVKLIYRTMGNPKEEYGQLTQTGVSFLGGYIAGVLCAIVSHPADFMVSKLNADRKTGEGAMTAVSRIYGNIGFSGLWNGLPVRIVMLGTLTGFQWLIYDSFKVFLGLPTTGGH, from the exons ATGCCTACACAGGAACGCAAGCTTCCTCTGGGGACGATCGGGCCCAACTCCCTCAAGTACTTCCTCAGCTGTGGTTTCGGCGGAATCATTG CTTGTG GACCAACCCACACAGCCGTAACGCCTCTAGACCTCGTGAAATGCCGTCGCCAGGTTGATCCAAAGATCTACACCTCCAACGTACAAGCATGGCGAACAATCTTCTCCAAAGAAGGCCTGCGTGGCGTCTTCTTCGGCTGGTCTCCCACCTTCTTGGGCTACTCCTTCCAGGGTGCCGGAAAGTACGGTCTGTACGAGTACTTCAAGCACTTGTATGGAAACCAGCTGTTCCCGGAATCCAACCGCACATTAGTCTTCCTTGGTGCTAGTGCTTCTGCTGAGTTCTTTGCTGATGTGGCCCTGTGCCCTATGGAGGCTATCAAGGTCCGTATGCAGACAACGCTGCCGCCATATGCTTCCAGTATGCGTGAGGGCTGGGGAAAGATCGTAGCCAAGGAGGGCTTCGGTGGTTTGTATAAGGGATTATATCCTCTGTGGGCTAGACAGATCCCTTATACCATGACCAAGTTTGCTACCTTTGAGGAGACGGTCAAGCTCATCTACCGCACTATGGGAAACCCCAAGGAGGAGTATGGCCAATTGACACAGACTGGTGTTAGCTTCTTGGGTGGTTACATTGCTGGAGTCTTATGTGCTATTGTTAGCCATCCAGCAGATTTCATGGTTAGCAAACTAAATGCTGATCGCAAAA CTGGCGAAGGTGCGATGACGGCTGTGTCCCGCATCTACGGGAACATTGGCTTCTCTGGCCTATGGAATGGGTTGCCTGTTCGTATTGTGATGCTGGGCACTTTGACCGGTTTCCAATGGCTCAT TTACGACTCTTTCAAGGTATTCCTTGGTCTTCCCACCACTGGAGGCCACTAG
- a CDS encoding Protein kinase-like domain: MEETIAELRRQLEEAERRQGEAERRQGEAERHVQPNTLFTLLDRCHNYLSQAIRVETDATLTTQGDATNPVNRLYPKRIVPWLDFPQLQEQVWRKLDRTAALTSRPLFPSDTQIDYVFANIQNRPIYSEASLRNFERDTVDNFVEMVIKALRDDEVFRHEFGIQGQVTFYDRMNLSETSLQNSLEQMNLQDVRTPQRFANTRPGRRRGRGRGAMQGNNRDGTTRRRNRRADQFCVHLMADERQIPIYAVEFKAPHKVTIPELVAGLHQINLARDVINQEGDTFEFHATYLVAAVVTQIFSYMIDIGVQYGYICTGEAFVFLYIPEDDPTVVQYFLCIPNQDVQADDELRLHRTAIGQVLAFTLQALAAKAPSQEWHDAAYDKLETWDVEYLDVLRKIPETLRKDPRASNYRPSHWKLEPKTHNTRSRARCKPDISTPKHSSTEGSGSDEESHSPSIAAAARSGSSRGRGNNRQSTKESESKRAGQNNKQTSRKDGQSTRPYCTIACIRGIVNREPLDQECPNWKLHGGQRHSIGPQEFTRRLHRQLTQNRNHGFEQLHVCGRTGYLVKATLLSHGYTVVIKATTMEKQHRLQAEANNYRHLRSLQGNQIPVCLGTFTPQVLYWYHGELMAQMMILSWSGKRLQYIINDENSRFFHQERDKALTVLRSHGVIHGDSEWRNMLWDDLGARLFVIDLEEVKWLKCPRALEPTFGNMRHSHRVGVGKSRKKLLSSSTAVCS, from the coding sequence ATGGAAGAAACAATCGCCGAGCTACGGCGTCAGCTTGAGGAGGCGGAACGACGccagggagaggcggaacgacgccagggagaggcggaaCGACATGTGCAGCCCAACACACTATTCACCCTTCTCGATCGCTGCCACAACTATCTGTCTCAAGCGATCAGAGTCGAGACGGATGCAACCCTCACGACTCAGGGCGATGCGACCAACCCGGTGAACAGACTTTACCCCAAGCGCATAGTCCCTTGGCTTGATTTCCCTCAGCTCCAGGAGCAAGTCTGGAGGAAACTCGACCGCACGGCTGCCTTAACCTCGCGCCCTCTCTTCCCTTCTGATACCCAAATCGATTATGTCTTTGCGAATATCCAGAATAGACCGATTTATTCGGAGGCGTCCCTTCGAAATTTCGAGCGAGACACGGTGGATAATTTTGTTGAAATGGTTATCAAGGCGTTGCGAGATGATGAAGTCTTTCGACATGAGTTTGGAATCCAAGGTCAAGTCACCTTTTACGACCGCATGAACCTATCGGAAACTTCGCTACAGAACAGCTTAGAGCAAATGAATCTTCAGGACGTGCGAACACCCCAACGATTCGCGAACACTAGGCCTGGGAGACGCagaggaaggggaagaggagcGATGCAGGGAAACAATAGGGATGGCACTACACGAAGACGTAATCGTCGTGCCGACCAGTTCTGCGTGCACCTTATGGCTGATGAACGACAAATACCAATATATGCGGTGGAGTTCAAAGCGCCGCATAAGGTGACAATCCCCGAATTGGTGGCGGGTCTACACCAGATAAATCTAGCTCGCGATGTCATTAACCAGGAAGGCGATACGTTTGAGTTTCATGCCacctacctcgtcgccgcTGTGGTCACTCAGATATTCTCATACATGATCGATATTGGGGTTCAATACGGCTATATCTGCacaggagaagcttttgtttttctctatATCCCGGAGGATGATCCCACAGTTGTTCAATATTTTTTGTGTATCCCAAACCAGGACGTGCAGGCGGACGATGAACTACGCCTCCACCGGACCGCTATCGGCCAGGTGCTTGCATTCACCCTTCAAGCGCTAGCCGCCAAAGCTCCGTCtcaagaatggcatgatgcgGCATACGATAAGCTAGAGACCTGGGATGTCGAATACCTAGATGTGTTGAGAAAAATCCCCGAGACTCTCCGTAAAGACCCGCGAGCCTCCAATTATCGACCATCGCACTGGAAACTAGAGCCGAAGACGCACAATACACGATCCCGTGCTCGCTGCAAACCAGATATCTCTACTCCAAAGCATTCGTCGACCGAAGGCAGCGGTAGTGATGAAGAATCGCACTCGCCATCTATCGCTGCAGCGGCTCGTAGCGGGTCGAGCCGTGGCCGAGGCAATAACCGCCAATCAACTAAGGAAAGCGAAAGCAAACGAGCCGGTCAGAATAATAAACAGACCTCTCGAAAAGATGGGCAATCTACACGACCCTACTGCACAATTGCCTGTATCCGCGGCATCGTTAACCGAGAACCTCTGGATCAAGAATGCCCTAACTGGAAACTCCACGGCGGCCAGAGACACTCTATAGGACCGCAGGAGTTCACACGCCGGCTTCACCGCCAACTTAcccaaaaccgaaaccatggGTTTGAACAGCTTCACGTCTGTGGTCGGACAGGTTACCTCGTCAAAGCTACCCTTCTATCACACGGGTACACTGTGGTCATTAAAGCTACCACAATGGAGAAGCAGCATCGCCTTCAAGCGGAGGCGAACAATTATCGTCACCTCAGGAGCTtacaaggaaatcaaatccCCGTCTGTCTTGGCACATTTACGCCACAAGTCTTATATTGGTACCATGGCGAATTAATGGCGCAGATGATGATACTGAGCTGGTCTGGAAAACGGCTTCAGTATATTATCAACGATGAGAATTCCAGATTCTTTCACCAGGAGCGCGACAAAGCTCTGACCGTGCTCCGGTCGCATGGAGTTATCCACGGCGACAGTGAGTGGCGCAATATGCTGTGGGATGACCTAGGTGCTCGCTTGTTTGTTATTGACCTGGAGGAAGTGAAATGGTTGAAGTGCCCTCGGGCTCTTGAACCAACCTTTGGCAACATGCGGCATAGCCATCGCGTCGGGGTGGggaaaagtagaaaaaagcTCTTGTCCAGCTCAACTGCTGTCTGCTCATGA
- a CDS encoding U3 snoRNA associated: MFAHLVTAAKGLFTRQPEEQEFQSAGTSATNSSMAPAIRRGNDAPETASGKRKSHSASASKTENQQTKRRRRSDPKATGTDEDATKPTPAEKSNVIGDKAPAAKKIRFDSEEPETVEAQPEEISEAPTHEDDEDDSDDDAPETIDNSAQLLKMKEQAKKQEAAKQLEEQLKREKRRKLDERRKLQAKSVVKPKEAPTDDMLSESTATLQGTTTQDARRAALPALLPDDILNAEFAIRPPTPPAEDQLAVPKKSNKLRFLDKQDKLPKDVNMGDVSIRVLDAPSSKKSSKPALAPKISKAGRNLKSSMLQKTRTIAQGNGLRQKAGGPSGFVRR; this comes from the exons ATGTTTGCTCACTTGGTCACTGCAGCCAAGGGATTATTTACGCGACAGCCCGAAGAACAAGAGTTCCAATCCGCTGGCACTTCTGCCACCAATTCCAGTATGGCCCCAGCTATCCGACGAGGAAATGATGCGCCCGAAACCGCGAGTGGAAAGCGCAAGTCACACTCAGCTAGTGCTAGTAAGACCGAGAATCAGCAAACCAAgcggagaagaagaagcgatCCGAAGGCCACTGGAACCGATGAAGATGCTACGAAACCTACCCCAGCAGAGAAATCCAACGTAATTGGGGATAAAGCACCTGCGGCCAAGAAGATTCGATTCGATAGCGAAGAACCAGAAACAGTTGAAGCACAACCAGAAGAAATTTCGGAAGCACCAACTCACGAAgacgacgaagatgacagcGACGATGATGCGCCAGAGACCATTGATAACTCTGCCCAGCTATTGAAAATGAAGGAGCAGGCCAAGAAGCAAGAAGCAGCCAAGCAATT AGAAGAGCAactgaagagagagaagcgaCGGAAACTCGATGAGCGTCGCAAGTTGCAGGCTAAATCGGTTGTCAAGCCCAAGGAGGCTCCTACTGATGACATGCTTTCTGAAAGCACGGCTACTCTCCAAGGCACAACTACTCAAGATGCACGACGAGCTGCTCTCCCTGCTTTACTTCCCGATGACATTTTGAACGCCGAGTTTGCTATTCGCCCTCCCACACCCCCAGCTGAAGATCAACTTGCCGTGCCGAAGAAGTCAAATAAGTTGCGATTCCTGGATAAGCAGGACAAGCTTCCCAAGGATGTCAACATGGGGGACGTCTCTATCCGGGTGCTGGATGCGCCATCCTCAAAGAAGTCCTCAAAGCCCGCACTGGCCCCTAAGATTTCCAAGGCTGGACGGAACCTCAAGAGTAGCATGCTTCAGAAGACCCGTACCATAGCTCAGGGCAATGGGCTCCGACAGAAGGCGGGCGGTCCTTCTGGATTTGTTCGCCggtga